Below is a window of bacterium DNA.
AATACCAATATCATCAGGAACTTTTAAACCACTTTCTTCTACTGCCTTTATTGCACCTATTGCCATTAAATCATTTCCACATAAAATTGCATCAACTTTACTTATCAATTCCTTTGCAAATTTCCTTCCATTTTCCATTTTATATTCACCTTCACATATTATTAGTTCCTTATTTATCCCTATCCCTTTTTCCTTTAATGCTTTAATATATCCACTTAATCTTTCTTCAGTTGCTCTTAAATTTCTGTCTCCGCTTATAAACCCAATTTTCTTTCTTCCTGTTTTAATAAGGTAATTCGTTATCTTATATGTTCCAATTTCATTATTTACACTTATAACATCTACTTTAAGTCCATAATTTTTCTTTCCTGTAAATACAATTTTTATTCCACTTTTTAACATCCTATCAAAAATTGGTATTAAAGAACTATCATCCTCTCCTTCACAAGTCCCAATAATAACTCCTGCAACTCTTTCTCTTTCAAATAGTTCTAAAATATCCTTTTCCTCATCCACATTTCCATAAGAATTTCCTAAAATTAAATGGTAATCTTTTTCTTTTAAATAATCATGAATGACTTTAACA
It encodes the following:
- a CDS encoding LacI family DNA-binding transcriptional regulator, which translates into the protein MKPITKMVTIYEIAKKAGVSPATVSRVLNNGPVKSSTKEKILKIIEKENFVPDNRAVYLKKINTRKIGLIIPDILNPIYSLAVKVIHDYLKEKDYHLILGNSYGNVDEEKDILELFERERVAGVIIGTCEGEDDSSLIPIFDRMLKSGIKIVFTGKKNYGLKVDVISVNNEIGTYKITNYLIKTGRKKIGFISGDRNLRATEERLSGYIKALKEKGIGINKELIICEGEYKMENGRKFAKELISKVDAILCGNDLMAIGAIKAVEESGLKVPDDIGICGFDDIFISYLIKPSLTTVHQPIEKISEIACERLIGWIEGKIKKEEEILIEPEIIVRESA